The Pseudomonas bijieensis DNA window CGCCACCGGCAGCGGCGTGGAACAGGATGGTTTCGCCGCCCTGGAGTTCATAGGTCTGGCGCAACAGGTATTGCACGGTCAGGCCCTTGAGCATCACGCCAGCGGCCTGTTCGAAACTGATGGATTCGGGCAGGTGCACCAGGTTGGCCTCGGGCAACACATGCACCTCGCTGTAGGCCCCCAGTGGGCCGCTGCCGTACGCCACCCGGTCGCCGACCTTGAACCGCGTGACATCTGAACCGACCGCCTCGACCACCCCCGCGCCCTCGGCACCCAGGCCCGACGGCAACGCTGGCGGCGGATAAAGACCGCTGCGGTAGTAGGTGTCGATGAAATTCAGGCCGATCGCCTTGTTGCTGACGCGCACCTGCTGCGGGCCCGGCTCGGCAGGCTGGTAGCCGACGTACTCGAGCACTTCGGGACCGCCGTGGGAACTGAACTGGATACGTTTGGCCATCTTCACTTTCTCCTTGTCGCGGGACTTTTAACCAAGCCTTCTATCGGACTCCTAAGCTTGACCGTCGTCAACTGTGGTGTCGGCAAGTGCGGTGGTATCCTGTGCGCCCATTTGCCACCGGCCCGCTATACGCCGCGTAGCGTAGCCCTGAACAAGGTGATGTCATGTCCACTCGCACCGAGGCCGTGAAAGCCTACCTGCTCGACTTGCAAGACCGTATCTGCACCGCCCTGGAAACCGAGGACGGCGGCACTCGCTTCGTCGAAGATGCCTGGACCCGGCCAGCCGGTGGTGGCGGTCGCACGCGCGTGATCGAAAACGGCACGGTGATCGAAAAGGGCGGCGTCAACTTTTCCCACGTCTTCGGCAGTGGCCTGCCACCCTCGGCCAGCGCCCATCGGCCGGAACTGGCCGGGCGCGGCTTCGAAGCCCTGGGCGTGTCGCTGGTGATCCACCCACACAACCCCCATGTGCCGACCTCCCACGCCAACGTGCGGTTCTTCATCGCCGAAAAGGAAGGCGAAGAGCCGGTCTGGTGGTTTGGCGGCGGCTTCGACCTGACGCCGTACTACGGCGTGGAAGAAGACTGCGTCCATTGGCACCGTGTCGCCGAGCAGGCCTGCGCGCCGTTCGGCCCCGAGGTGTATCCGCGCTACAAGGCCTGGTGCGACAGCTACTTCCACCTCAAGCATCGCAACGAGCCCCGGGGCATTGGCGGCCTGTTCTTCGATGACCTGAACGAGTGGGGTTTCGACACCTGCTTCGCCTTCATTCGCGCCATCGGCGACGCCTACATCGAGGCGTACCTGCCGATCGTGCGCCGCCGCAAGCACGACGCGTTCACCGCCAAACAGCGGGAGTTCCAGGAGTTTCGCCGTGGACGCTACGTGGAATTCAACCTGGTCTACGACCGCGGCACCCTGTTCGGGCTGCAATCGGGCGGGCGTACCGAATCGATCCTGATGTCGCTGCCGCCGCAAGTGCGCTGGGGCTATGACTGGAAAGCCGAGCCGGGCAGCGAAGAAGCGCGGCTGACCGAGTATTTCCTGCAGGATCGCGATTGGCTGGCGACGGCCTGAACGAGGATTATCCATGGACCGCTACGTTGTAATGGGTAACCCGATCGGCCACAGCAAGTCGCCGTTGATCCATCGCCTGTTTGCCGAGCAGACCGGACAAACCCTGGACTACAGCACGCTGCTGGCGCCCCTGGAGGATTTCGTCGGCTGCGCCCGGGAATTTTTCCGCGAAGGTCGTGGGGCAAATGTCACGGTGCCGTTCAAGGAGGACGCCTTCCGCCTGGCCGACAGCCTGACCGAACGCGCCCAGCGGGCCGGGGCGGTCAATACGTTGAGCAAACTGGCTGACGGTCGCCTGCTGGGGGACAACACCGACGGCGCCGGGCTGGTCCGGGACCTGACCGTCAACGCCGGCTTCAGCCTCAAGGGCAAGCGCATCCTGTTGCTGGGCGCCGGCGGTGCGGTGCGTGGCGCCCTGGAACCCGTGCTGGCCGAAGCGCCGGCCTCGGTGATCATCGCCAACCGCACGCTGGAAAAAGCCGAATTGCTGGCCGAGTTGTTCGCCGATCTGGGCCCGGTCTCGGCCAGTGGCTTCGATTGGCTGCAAGAGCCGGTGGACCTGATCATCAATGCCACCTCCGCAAGCCTGTCGGGGGACGTGCCGCCGATTGCCACAAGCTTGATCGAGCCGGGCAAGACGGTTTGCTACGACATGATGTATGGCAAGGAACCGACCTCATTCTGCCGTTGGGCCAGCGAACACGGTGCGGCGGTGGCGATGGATGGCCTGGGCATGTTGGCCGAACAGGCGGGCGAAGCCTTCTACCTGTGGCGCGGGGTTCGCCCGGACACTGCGCCGGTGCTGGCCGAGTTGCGCCGCCAACTGGCGCAGTGAACTGTGAACTGTGAACTGTGAACTGTGAACTGTGGCGAGGGAGCTTGCTCCCGCTCGGGTGCGAAGCGCCCGCAAAACTGACCACACGGTACTAAAGTCTAGGGCTGCTTCGCAGCCCAGCGAGCAAGCTCCCTCGCCACAGGGTATGCCTACCTTAAGCCCTAGTCTTCGAAATGAATCGGGCACTTCTGCGCCCCCTCCAACTTCAGCAACTCCTCCACCACCTGGGGCCGGGCCATGCGCAAGGTCAGGCTACGCCCTTGGCTAAGCAGGCGCCGGGCTTCCTGATGGAGCATTTCCACCCCGGAATAATCGATGAAGTTGATCTGCTGGGCATCGATGACCACCCGCTGCGCCTGCAACCGTTGCAGGCGCGCTTGCAGGTAATGGCTGGCCCCGAAAAAGATCGAGCCGCCGACCCGCAGGATCTCCGCTTCCCCTTCGCGAAAATGCTGCACTCGCGGCTGCGAGGTGCGCTTGAGGTAAAAGAACAGCGAGGCCAACACACCGGCATAGATG harbors:
- the hemF gene encoding oxygen-dependent coproporphyrinogen oxidase; the encoded protein is MSTRTEAVKAYLLDLQDRICTALETEDGGTRFVEDAWTRPAGGGGRTRVIENGTVIEKGGVNFSHVFGSGLPPSASAHRPELAGRGFEALGVSLVIHPHNPHVPTSHANVRFFIAEKEGEEPVWWFGGGFDLTPYYGVEEDCVHWHRVAEQACAPFGPEVYPRYKAWCDSYFHLKHRNEPRGIGGLFFDDLNEWGFDTCFAFIRAIGDAYIEAYLPIVRRRKHDAFTAKQREFQEFRRGRYVEFNLVYDRGTLFGLQSGGRTESILMSLPPQVRWGYDWKAEPGSEEARLTEYFLQDRDWLATA
- the aroE gene encoding shikimate dehydrogenase, with protein sequence MDRYVVMGNPIGHSKSPLIHRLFAEQTGQTLDYSTLLAPLEDFVGCAREFFREGRGANVTVPFKEDAFRLADSLTERAQRAGAVNTLSKLADGRLLGDNTDGAGLVRDLTVNAGFSLKGKRILLLGAGGAVRGALEPVLAEAPASVIIANRTLEKAELLAELFADLGPVSASGFDWLQEPVDLIINATSASLSGDVPPIATSLIEPGKTVCYDMMYGKEPTSFCRWASEHGAAVAMDGLGMLAEQAGEAFYLWRGVRPDTAPVLAELRRQLAQ